From Candoia aspera isolate rCanAsp1 chromosome 4, rCanAsp1.hap2, whole genome shotgun sequence, a single genomic window includes:
- the WNT9B gene encoding protein Wnt-9b yields MRLPPGETALLPPLRASLAAAAAATYCLLVLQVDAYFGLTGKETLTQFPLLGSSTNPAHWKAHLKQCDLLRLSQKQKRLCRREPGLAETLRDAIRLGVLECQYQFRNERWNCSLDGRANLLKRGFKETAFLYAVSSAALTHSLARACSAGRMERCSCDDSPDLENRKAWQWGVCGDNLKYSTRFLKNFLGQKKVGKDLRAKVDIHNTNVGIKAVKNGLKTTCKCHGVSGSCAVRTCWKQLSPFHETGKLLKLRYDGAVKVFSATNDAMGQSELVSPQHHGRLAKGPAAPRPTDLVYMEDSPSFCRSSRYSVGTAGRTCSREANCDSMCCGRGYNIQTHIVTFSCHCQVQWCCYVECQQCMQEEVVYSCKQ; encoded by the exons ccTGACCGGAAAAGAAACCTTGACTCAGTTTCCTCTGCTGGGATCCTCAACAAATCCTGCCCATTGGAAGGCTCACTTGAAGCAATGTGACCTGCTGAGGCTTTCCCAGAAGCAAAAGAGGCTTTGTCGTCGGGAGCCGGGGCTGGCTGAGACTTTGCGGGATGCCATTCGGCTCGGGGTCCTTGAGTGCCAGTACCAGTTTCGCAATGAGCGTTGGAACTGCAGCCTCGATGGGAGGGCGAACCTGTTGAAGAGAG GTTTCAAGGAAACGGCATTTCTCTATGCCGTGTCTTCAGCAGCATTAACTCACTCTCTAGCTCGGGCATGTAGTGCTGGGCGAATGGAGCGCTGTAGCTGTGACGATTCTCCTGATTTAGAGAACCGCAAAGCCTGGCAGTGGGGCGTGTGTGGTGACAACCTCAAGTATAGCACCAGGTTCCTGAAGAATTTCCTGGGCCAGAAGAAGGTTGGGAAAGATCTGAGGGCCAAGGTGGACATCCATAACACAAATGTGGGCATCAAG GCTGTGAAAAATGGCCTCAAGACCACTTGCAAGTGCCATGGTGTGTCTGGCTCATGTGCTGTGAGAACTTGCTGGAAACAGCTGTCCCCTTTCCATGAGACAGGAAAGCTCCTCAAGCTACGCTatgatggtgctgtcaaggtcttCAGTGCCACCAATGACGCCATGGGCCAATCAGAGCTTGTGAGCCCCCAGCATCATGGCCGCTTGGCTAAAGGTCCTGCTGCTCCACGCCCCACTGATCTGGTTTATATGGAAGATTCTCCTAGCTTCTGCCGGTCTAGCAGATATTCAGTGGGCACTGCTGGAAGGACGTGTTCCCGTGAGGCCAACTGTGACAGTATGTGCTGTGGCCGGGGTTACAATATCCAGACCCACATTGTTACCTTCTCTTGCCATTGCCAGGTGCAGTGGTGCTGCTATGTGGAATGTCAGCAGTGCATGCAGGAAGAGGTGGTTTACAGCTGCAAGCAATAA